The Chroicocephalus ridibundus chromosome 2, bChrRid1.1, whole genome shotgun sequence genome includes a region encoding these proteins:
- the PARP10 gene encoding protein mono-ADP-ribosyltransferase PARP10, giving the protein MPRTSWPRAPTGWGGWELRVRPAPPWHPTRLLLGGLDPCAPPEELEPPLGSLLGRAPGTFGLSRGPAPGWALLRLRDPMAPLEFAAAAERVRQRGLAGSAVSLLRLPVASSVVVRAEAPVLSRDLLELYFENRRSGGGSVRDVRVLPGGRAAVVTFQEAEAAERVLQRPHRLQDAALALAPHYPFLGTLEGDETPPPDTATAPGETPPTGETPLPATATAQDTAPAPPAALAPSPDTAPPPGVPPPSDGSPPPAPTGPVPVEPPVSSPVPAEPPSAFPGGDGDTAVAGRWQRHEALAAARDEVVVPAEPGALRYLHRHYQDLLASIPEVSLLPLEGGDVSGFRVSGEPGRCRAAAEFLQSLLGTVGSQPVTLRFPGVARFLRDEGGQSVIRQLESRFQCVIDLDGVRWDPPDPQTELAELLAAAAPQPDLPEDEDGADGDGLHRSIEEIKELLAALRPGDAEPPLLPGHDLDPFTEPPDGGGAGEPPWGWRRAGMEEEEEEEEEAAQMVLAIQRSMEDTGREEEELARATALSLRSHRREEEEEEEEDAGLLAALEASLEEWLPAADAARVLVFSSFERDVAAVPGELERALAGRLRAQTVQSERLQALPARCWRCLVLLQRRHAVHLGLHAGTATLHGFAEYTAAAARDLHLLLRRLPQPGRPRHGTAGAHWVRWDHAGTAVPYPGEATALLEGAWQRRQRRLDLLLDGRPFTVDLQRMEEYDIGNASVAPVSRSQPPADSLLGPAVAAEEEVRLLRLAEDSEEFRDTVSHFYQTLEELHSQIAIVKVEKLIHPLLYEQYRLKRASMERGRAGGAPVERVLFHGTSQSSSREICLHGFNRSFCGKNAALYGLGVYFAARAAISAQDRYSPPAADGTKRVFVAKVLTGEFAAGGRGLRAPPLRDGAGPPRRYDSVVDDPRRPAIFVIFNDTQAYPQYLLTCRRRGGPP; this is encoded by the exons AGttcgcggcggcggcggagcgggtccggcagcgggggctggcggggtCGGCGGTGTCCCTGCTGCGGCTACCGGTGGCCAGCAGCGTGGTGGTGCGTGCCGAGGCGCCGGTGCTGAGCCGCGACCTGCTGGAGCTCTACTTCGAGAAccggcgcagcggcggcggcagcgtgCGGGACGTGCGGGTGCTGCCGGGGGGACGCGCCGCCGTCGTCACCTTCCAGGAGGCGGAAG CGGCGGAGCGGGTGCTGCAGAGACCCCACCGGCTGCAGGACGCGGCGCTGGCGCTCGCCCCCCACTACCCCTTCTTGGGGACGCTGGAGGGGGACGAGACCCCCCCGCCAGACACGGCCACCGCGCCGGGTGAGACCCCCCCGACGGGCGAGACCCCCCTGCCGGCCACGGCCACTGCGCAGGacacggccccggcccccccggcagccctggcACCCTCACCGGACACAGCCCCCCCGCCAGGTGTGCCCCCCCCATCAGATGggtccccgccgccagcccccacGGGCCCGGTGCCGGTGGAGCCACCGGTGTCGAGCCCGGTGCCGGCGGAGCCGCCGTCTGCCTTCCCCGGGGGTGACGGTGACACGGCGGTGGCCGGGCGGTGGCAGCGCCATGAGGCGTTGGCGGCGGCGCGGGACGAGGTGGTGGTGCCGGCGGAGCCAGGAGCGCTGCGGTACCTGCACCGGCACTACCAGGACCTGCTGGCCAGCATCCCCGAGGTGTCCCTGCTGCCGCTGGAGGGGGGGGACGTCTCCGGATTCCGG GTgagcggggagccgggccggTGCCGGGCGGCCGCCGAATTCCTGCAGAGCCTGCTGGGCACCGTGGGCTCGCAGCCGGTGACGCTGCGGTTCCCCGGCGTGGCGCGGTTCCTGCGGGACGAGGGCGGGCAGAGCGTCATCCGGCAGCTGGAGAGTCGCTTCCAGTGCGTCATCGACCTGGACGGCGTCCGCTGGGACCCCCCGGACCCACAG ACGGAGCTGGCGGAGCTGCTCGCTGCTGCGGCGCCGCAGCCGGACCTGCCCGAGGATGAGGATGGTGCCGATGGAGACGGCCTTCACCGCAGCATCG AGGAGAtcaaggagctgctggcagcgctGCGCCCCGGCGACGCCGagcccccgctgctccccggcCACGACCTGGACCCCTTCACCGAGCCCCCCGACGGGGGTGGCGCCGGGGagccgccgtggggctggcgaAGGGccgggatggaggaggaggaggaggaggaggaggaggcggcgcaGATGGTGTTGGCCATCCAGCGCTCCATGGAGGACACGGGGcgcgaggaggaggagctggcgcGGGCCACCGCGCTCTCCCTCCGCTCCCAccgccgggaggaggaggaggaggaggaggaagacgcCGGGCTCCTGGCGGCGCTGGAGGCCTCTCTGGAGGAATGGCTGCCGGCGGCGGACGCGGCGCGGGTGCTGGTGTTCTCCTCCTTCGAGCGGGACgtggcggcggtgccgggggagCTGGAGCGGGCGCTggcggggcggctgcgggcacAGACGGTGCAGAGCGAGCGGCTGCAGGCGCTGCCGGCGCGGTGCTGGCGATGCCTCGTCCTCCTGCAGCGCCGGCACGCCGTCCACCTGGGCCTGCACGCCGGCACCGCCACGCTGCACGGCTTCGCCGAAtacaccgccgccgccgcccgcgacCTCCACCTCCTGCTCCGGCGCCTGCCgcagcccggccggccccgccacGGCACCGCCGGCGCCCACTGGGTGCGCTGGGACCACGCCGGCACCGCCGTCCCCTACCCCGGCGAGGCCACGGCGCTGCTGGAAGGGGCCTGGCAGCGCCGGCAGCGCCGGCTGGACCTGCTGCTGGACGGGCGGCCCTTCACCGTCGACCTGCAGCGCATGGAGGAGTACGACATCGGCAACGCCAGCGTCGCCCCTGTCTCACGCAGCCAGCCCCCAGCCGACAGCCTGCTCG GGCCGGCggtggcggcggaggaggaggtgcGTCTGCTGCGTCTGGCCGAGGACTCGGAGGAATTCCGCGACACCGTCAGCCATTTCTACCAGACGCTGGAGGAGCTGCACAGCCAAATCGCCATCGTCAAG GTGGAGAAGCTGATCCACCCGCTGCTGTACGAGCAGTACCGCCTGAAGAGAGCCAGCATGGAGAGGGGCCGCGCCGGCGGCGCCCCGGTGGAGCGCGTCCTCTTCCACGGCACCAGCCAGAGCTCCAGCCGCGAGATCTGCCTGCACGGCTTCAACCGCAGCTTCTGCGGCAAGAACG ccgCGCTCTACGGCCTGGGCGTCTACTTCGCGGCGCGGGCGGCCATCTCGGCGCAGGACCGGTActcgccgcccgccgccgacGGCACCAAGCGCGTCTTCGTGGCCAAAGTGCTGACGGGGGAGTTcgcggccggggggcgggggctgcgggcccccCCGCTGCGGGACggggccggccccccccggcgCTACGACAGCGTGGTGGACGACCCCCGGCGCCCCGCCATCTTCGTCATCTTCAACGACACCCAGGCCTACCCCCAGTACCTCCTCAcctgccgccggcgggggggacccccctga